In one window of Eggerthella guodeyinii DNA:
- the rlmKL gene encoding bifunctional 23S rRNA (guanine(2069)-N(7))-methyltransferase RlmK/23S rRNA (guanine(2445)-N(2))-methyltransferase RlmL, translating into MSQPCNENLELFASCLSGLEAPLADELKRLGIKRVRPLGGGVAFFCDVRHALSACLWSRLASRVLVVVGRVNAGDANLLYEGVRRLPWEDVIVEGASMAVQAHGMNDELRNTRFTALKVKDAVCDRLREVRGERPDVDAACADATVDVRVREGRATISLDLSGESLYHRSYLTPDDGPDAPLSCALAAGLLALAGWRARGSRGEACVDPACGDGFLVVEAASAACDLAPGLTRERWGFFGWNQSQPELWNELIDDADERFERGLASATAPGALDGPASAPPDPAYVRFAGASTSSPAIARARTHAKRAGLRQAVSIEPADAQNVGELVERACAAAGRVRDLEEMTCTVASVLPTGERSQSDARAQAEAAAFVRAASAAPADSTFAVAGGEGVEARFGSAPVAHATLGQDRVATEASVFDEPPVKAHEAIVPDSAGGAEHVVEVLEPSSEQFAARLHKTAKERRKWARREGVSCYRVYDADLPDYAVAIDVYPGAGDAEGNLYLHIAEYAAPSTIDPGKAQRRYDDVLALAPVVLGVRPDHVFSKVRRRDKGGSQYREAGRRSYVTQVREDGYLLEVDLAGYLDTGLFLDHRLTRELVGSKAEGKRFLNLFAYTGTASVHAAGGGAKSTATVDLSQTYLDWAQRNMAANGFDGDEHTFERGDVMAWITEARRTGRRFDLVFVDPPTFSNSKAMGKRTWDVQRDHVELLIGVSRLLSEEGEAVFSCNLRSFKPDEEELAKYGVVLEDITPQTIPHDFERNPRIHKCYLVKRG; encoded by the coding sequence ATGAGCCAACCCTGCAACGAAAACCTCGAACTGTTCGCGAGCTGCCTGTCCGGCTTGGAAGCGCCGCTCGCCGACGAGCTGAAGCGTCTCGGAATCAAGCGCGTGCGCCCCCTCGGTGGGGGCGTCGCCTTTTTCTGCGACGTGCGCCATGCGCTGTCCGCGTGCCTGTGGTCGCGGCTGGCCTCGCGTGTGCTCGTGGTGGTGGGGCGCGTGAACGCGGGCGACGCCAACCTGCTGTACGAGGGCGTGCGGCGCCTGCCCTGGGAGGACGTCATCGTCGAGGGCGCCAGCATGGCCGTGCAGGCGCACGGCATGAACGACGAGCTGCGCAACACGCGCTTCACGGCGCTCAAGGTGAAGGACGCGGTGTGCGACCGCCTGCGCGAGGTGCGCGGCGAGCGACCCGACGTGGACGCCGCTTGCGCGGACGCGACGGTGGACGTGCGCGTGCGCGAGGGGCGCGCCACCATCTCGCTCGACCTGTCGGGCGAGTCGCTGTACCACCGCTCCTACCTCACGCCCGACGACGGCCCCGACGCGCCGCTGTCGTGCGCGCTCGCGGCCGGCCTGTTGGCGCTGGCCGGTTGGCGCGCTCGCGGCAGCCGTGGCGAGGCGTGCGTGGACCCGGCGTGCGGCGACGGCTTCCTCGTGGTGGAGGCGGCGTCGGCCGCCTGCGACCTGGCGCCCGGTCTGACGCGCGAGCGCTGGGGCTTCTTCGGCTGGAACCAGTCCCAGCCCGAGCTGTGGAACGAGCTCATCGACGACGCCGACGAGCGGTTCGAGCGCGGGCTCGCGTCGGCGACGGCCCCGGGCGCGCTCGACGGCCCCGCGTCGGCACCGCCCGATCCGGCGTACGTGCGCTTCGCCGGCGCTTCCACGTCGTCGCCGGCCATCGCCCGGGCGCGCACCCACGCGAAGCGCGCGGGGCTGCGCCAGGCCGTGAGCATCGAGCCGGCCGATGCCCAGAACGTCGGCGAGCTGGTGGAGCGGGCATGCGCGGCGGCGGGTAGGGTGCGCGACCTCGAGGAGATGACGTGCACGGTGGCCAGCGTGCTGCCGACGGGCGAACGCTCCCAATCCGACGCGCGCGCCCAGGCCGAAGCGGCTGCGTTCGTGCGCGCCGCCTCGGCGGCCCCGGCTGATTCCACGTTCGCGGTCGCCGGCGGCGAGGGCGTGGAAGCGCGCTTCGGCAGCGCGCCGGTCGCGCACGCGACGCTCGGCCAGGATCGGGTGGCCACCGAGGCGTCCGTGTTCGACGAGCCGCCGGTCAAGGCGCACGAGGCGATCGTGCCCGATTCCGCCGGCGGGGCCGAGCACGTGGTGGAGGTGCTGGAGCCTTCGTCCGAGCAGTTCGCGGCGCGGTTGCACAAGACGGCCAAGGAGCGCCGCAAGTGGGCGCGCCGCGAGGGCGTGTCGTGCTATCGCGTGTACGACGCCGACCTGCCCGATTACGCGGTGGCCATCGACGTGTACCCGGGTGCGGGAGACGCCGAGGGCAACCTGTACCTCCACATCGCCGAGTACGCGGCGCCCTCGACCATCGACCCCGGCAAGGCGCAGCGTCGCTACGACGATGTGCTGGCGCTCGCGCCCGTGGTGCTGGGCGTGCGTCCCGACCACGTGTTCTCGAAGGTGCGCCGCCGCGACAAGGGCGGCAGCCAGTACCGCGAGGCCGGGCGGCGCTCCTACGTCACCCAGGTGCGCGAGGACGGCTACCTGCTCGAGGTCGACCTGGCGGGGTACCTGGACACGGGCCTGTTCCTCGACCATCGCCTGACGCGCGAGCTCGTGGGGTCGAAGGCGGAGGGGAAGCGCTTCCTCAACCTGTTCGCCTACACGGGTACGGCCAGCGTGCACGCGGCCGGGGGCGGCGCGAAGAGCACCGCGACGGTGGACCTGTCGCAGACGTACCTCGATTGGGCGCAGCGCAACATGGCGGCCAACGGGTTCGACGGCGACGAGCACACCTTCGAGCGCGGCGACGTGATGGCGTGGATCACCGAGGCGCGCCGTACGGGCCGTCGCTTCGACCTCGTGTTCGTCGACCCGCCCACGTTCTCGAACTCGAAGGCCATGGGCAAGCGCACTTGGGACGTGCAGCGCGACCACGTGGAGCTGCTCATCGGCGTGTCGCGCCTCCTGTCGGAGGAGGGCGAGGCCGTGTTCTCGTGCAACCTGCGCTCGTTCAAGCCCGACGAGGAGGAGCTGGCGAAATACGGCGTCGTGCTCGAGGACATCACGCCCCAGACGATCCCGCACGACTTCGAGCGCAATCCCCGCATCCACAAATGCTACCTGGTGAAAAGGGGGTAA
- a CDS encoding YczE/YyaS/YitT family protein — protein MKSIAARFGLLVAGVLVMTAGIVLVTKSNLGTSPISSLGYVLSLAFPDVSYGTFMFAWNSALLIGQIAILRRRFKAFALLQIPLSVLFSLGIDGFSQALWFVVPDSYPASLAVLALGVAVLAFGVACTVVANVVMNCGEAFVCAITSTTGWNFGHTKVGFDLGCVALAAVASFALMGGLAGVREGTVVAATATGFLVNAFIRMMGGVRPALGEAKKREDESPLPHGAKYNRAD, from the coding sequence ATGAAATCCATCGCAGCGCGTTTCGGACTGCTCGTCGCGGGCGTTCTCGTCATGACGGCCGGCATCGTCCTCGTCACCAAAAGCAATCTGGGCACCTCGCCCATCTCGTCGCTCGGCTACGTGCTGAGCCTGGCGTTTCCCGACGTGTCGTACGGCACGTTCATGTTCGCGTGGAACTCGGCGCTGCTCATCGGCCAGATCGCCATCCTGCGCCGGCGCTTCAAGGCGTTCGCGCTGCTGCAGATCCCCTTGTCGGTGCTGTTCAGCCTCGGCATCGACGGCTTCAGCCAAGCGCTGTGGTTCGTGGTGCCCGACAGCTACCCTGCGTCGTTGGCCGTGCTGGCCCTGGGCGTGGCGGTGCTCGCGTTCGGCGTGGCGTGCACCGTGGTGGCGAACGTGGTCATGAACTGCGGCGAAGCGTTCGTATGCGCCATCACGAGCACCACGGGCTGGAACTTCGGCCACACGAAGGTGGGCTTTGACCTCGGCTGCGTCGCCTTGGCGGCGGTGGCGTCGTTCGCGCTCATGGGCGGCCTCGCGGGCGTGCGCGAGGGAACCGTCGTGGCCGCGACGGCCACGGGGTTCCTGGTGAACGCGTTCATCAGGATGATGGGCGGGGTGAGGCCCGCTTTGGGAGAGGCGAAAAAGCGCGAGGACGAAAGCCCCCTCCCCCATGGCGCGAAGTATAACCGCGCGGACTGA
- a CDS encoding PadR family transcriptional regulator → MQLRFAQQMKKGALDMLVLKLLQHEEKYGYQLISELRDRTEGALALKEGTLYPLLYRLEDGGLVTSRLSAHTAKEPARKYYAITDEGRSALREMYELWSEFDGYVRSIMEEER, encoded by the coding sequence ATGCAGCTTCGGTTCGCACAGCAGATGAAGAAAGGCGCGCTCGACATGCTCGTCTTGAAGCTGTTGCAGCACGAAGAGAAGTACGGCTATCAGCTGATCAGCGAGCTGCGCGACCGCACCGAGGGCGCGCTTGCGCTCAAGGAAGGCACGCTGTACCCCCTTCTCTACCGGCTTGAAGACGGCGGCCTCGTGACGAGCCGCCTGAGTGCGCACACCGCGAAAGAGCCCGCGCGCAAGTACTACGCCATCACCGACGAGGGGCGCAGCGCCCTGCGCGAGATGTACGAGCTTTGGAGCGAATTCGACGGATACGTGCGGTCGATCATGGAGGAGGAGCGATGA
- a CDS encoding DUF3887 domain-containing protein, whose amino-acid sequence MNQTSYVKAVAKRLACSKARQAEFVRDLESDIAAALSSGETWEQVEARMGDPRQVAQDFNEDLSETELAAGKKRKRTKAIVIAAAVVVVVAAIIGGATWWASPKTAPAGQSVGMTEQEIIAYAQEVAEVIGENDYDKLRPLIADAAVESLNEQTMADAHALFGDDWGAFKSFGNAYATEISQMGITGNAVTLVALYENATITYTFSFDEDMKIIGLNMR is encoded by the coding sequence ATGAACCAAACATCCTATGTGAAGGCGGTTGCGAAGCGCCTGGCGTGCTCGAAGGCCCGGCAGGCCGAATTCGTGCGCGACCTCGAGTCCGACATCGCCGCCGCGCTGTCCTCGGGAGAGACGTGGGAGCAGGTCGAGGCTCGCATGGGCGATCCGCGCCAGGTGGCGCAGGATTTCAACGAAGACCTCTCCGAAACCGAGCTCGCCGCCGGCAAGAAGCGCAAGCGCACCAAGGCGATCGTGATCGCGGCTGCCGTCGTGGTCGTCGTGGCGGCGATCATCGGCGGAGCAACCTGGTGGGCGTCGCCGAAAACCGCCCCCGCGGGGCAGAGCGTCGGGATGACCGAGCAGGAGATCATCGCCTACGCCCAAGAGGTTGCCGAAGTGATAGGGGAGAACGATTACGACAAGCTGCGTCCGTTGATCGCCGACGCAGCCGTCGAAAGTTTGAACGAGCAGACTATGGCCGACGCGCATGCGCTTTTCGGTGACGATTGGGGTGCTTTCAAGTCGTTCGGGAATGCCTATGCAACCGAGATCAGCCAAATGGGAATAACGGGGAATGCGGTCACCCTCGTGGCGCTGTACGAGAACGCGACGATTACGTATACGTTCTCGTTCGACGAGGATATGAAGATCATCGGATTGAATATGAGGTAG
- a CDS encoding translation initiation factor IF-2 has product METLIALIVIGILVAVYGGFVFAGNLRCFSILAGGGDFLALNPSEAQYRREARRSGAAIFLLALDFWCFGAWNYAQQNEAVRTACLVVGIVAALGVVVLIALSLKTHADLLKEHHG; this is encoded by the coding sequence GTGGAAACGCTCATCGCACTCATCGTCATCGGGATCCTCGTGGCCGTGTACGGCGGGTTCGTGTTCGCGGGCAACCTGCGGTGCTTCAGCATCCTCGCCGGGGGAGGCGACTTCCTGGCGCTCAACCCGAGCGAGGCGCAGTACCGCCGGGAGGCTCGGCGGTCGGGCGCGGCCATCTTCCTGCTCGCGCTCGATTTCTGGTGCTTCGGGGCGTGGAACTACGCCCAGCAGAACGAGGCGGTGCGCACGGCGTGCCTGGTTGTCGGCATCGTAGCGGCCCTGGGCGTCGTCGTGCTCATCGCCCTTTCGCTGAAGACGCATGCCGACCTGTTGAAGGAGCATCATGGGTGA
- a CDS encoding PH domain-containing protein — MGEPMRFAGKVDGWYYALAVGVNVMLAWPLVAFLADPAKEGALIGLCVSALALVLCDLLIIPTLLRNYVEFDGEGNLLIVFGFQKATYPVAKIRQARETHNPLASLAASFDRIELRIGYDELMIAVRDKDRFYAELARRCPDAKLDRRARDSVSV, encoded by the coding sequence ATGGGTGAGCCGATGAGGTTCGCAGGGAAAGTGGACGGGTGGTACTACGCGTTGGCGGTGGGCGTCAACGTCATGCTGGCATGGCCTCTCGTGGCGTTCCTCGCCGATCCCGCGAAAGAGGGCGCGCTCATAGGCCTTTGCGTGAGCGCCCTCGCCCTCGTCCTCTGCGACCTCCTCATCATCCCCACGCTCCTGCGCAACTACGTCGAGTTCGACGGCGAAGGCAACCTCCTCATCGTGTTCGGCTTCCAGAAAGCGACGTACCCCGTCGCGAAGATCCGCCAGGCGCGCGAGACGCACAACCCGCTGGCCTCCCTGGCCGCGTCCTTCGACCGCATCGAGCTTCGCATCGGCTACGACGAGCTCATGATCGCCGTCAGGGACAAGGACCGCTTCTACGCCGAGCTCGCCCGCCGCTGCCCCGACGCCAAGCTCGACCGCCGGGCGCGCGATTCCGTTTCCGTTTGA
- a CDS encoding GGDEF domain-containing protein, giving the protein MDAPNAERENVPLAQPQTISLDEVLYNYDVLGELVYISDVETYDMLYANEGTKQLIGGPYEGRKCYEAIMGNDAPCDFCTNRFLTHDSYYAWTRYNENLSGYYALKDRLIDWKGRTARLEIAFDMSEHRRQLLGLESELGLERLLVRCVREMRDIDGFAGDMSSVLRMIGETMGADRAYIFQVHRTPEGREKFSNSHEWCAPGVEPQIGALQNIDLGVVGEWVSPFLRRETMVVEDIEEVRERSESEYALLKPQGITSLVNAPLLASGELIGSIGVDNPSAVQIGRTREFFDSLAYFLSMELEGFRAKERLRALGFVDSLTGLANRNRYISDVALLDEGGARSGFGVAYVDLNGLKEINDGEGHAQGDRMLSVVAEVLSAVFEGSTVYRLGGDEFLAIVPDVDEAGFRDKTVRAQELFEERACSTALGSFYASEPCQVEYAVGRADRKMYEAKRAYYVEHPELDRDRTTR; this is encoded by the coding sequence ATGGACGCACCGAATGCCGAACGCGAGAACGTGCCGCTCGCGCAGCCTCAGACCATATCCCTTGACGAGGTGCTGTACAACTACGACGTGCTCGGCGAGCTCGTTTACATCTCCGACGTGGAAACCTACGACATGCTCTATGCCAACGAGGGCACAAAGCAGCTGATCGGCGGTCCGTACGAAGGTCGGAAATGCTACGAGGCCATCATGGGCAACGACGCCCCTTGCGACTTCTGCACGAACCGCTTCCTCACGCACGACTCCTATTACGCGTGGACGCGCTACAACGAGAACCTGAGCGGCTATTACGCCTTGAAGGACCGGCTCATCGACTGGAAGGGCCGCACGGCGCGCTTGGAGATCGCGTTCGACATGTCGGAGCACCGTCGCCAGCTGCTGGGCTTGGAATCGGAGCTGGGGCTCGAGCGCCTGCTCGTGCGGTGCGTGCGCGAGATGCGCGACATCGACGGATTCGCCGGCGATATGTCGTCGGTGCTGAGGATGATCGGCGAGACGATGGGCGCCGACCGGGCCTACATCTTCCAGGTGCACCGCACGCCGGAGGGTCGCGAGAAGTTCAGCAACTCGCATGAGTGGTGCGCGCCCGGCGTGGAGCCGCAGATCGGCGCGCTGCAGAACATCGACCTGGGCGTGGTCGGCGAGTGGGTGTCGCCGTTTTTGCGTCGGGAGACGATGGTCGTCGAGGACATCGAAGAGGTGAGGGAGCGATCTGAGAGCGAGTACGCCCTGCTCAAGCCTCAGGGCATCACGTCGCTCGTCAACGCTCCGCTGCTCGCCTCCGGCGAGCTCATCGGGTCGATCGGCGTGGACAACCCGTCCGCGGTGCAGATCGGGCGTACGCGCGAGTTCTTCGACAGCTTGGCGTACTTCCTCTCCATGGAGCTTGAAGGCTTCCGCGCGAAAGAGCGGCTGCGGGCCTTGGGCTTCGTCGATTCGCTCACGGGCCTCGCGAACCGCAACCGTTACATCTCGGATGTGGCCTTGCTCGACGAAGGCGGCGCGCGCAGCGGCTTCGGCGTGGCGTACGTCGACCTCAACGGCTTGAAGGAGATCAACGACGGGGAGGGGCACGCCCAGGGCGATCGGATGCTCTCGGTGGTCGCGGAGGTGCTGAGCGCCGTGTTCGAAGGCTCGACCGTGTACCGGCTGGGCGGCGACGAGTTCTTGGCCATCGTTCCCGATGTGGACGAGGCGGGTTTCCGCGACAAGACCGTGCGTGCTCAGGAGCTTTTCGAGGAGCGGGCCTGTTCGACGGCGCTCGGGTCGTTCTATGCGTCCGAGCCATGCCAAGTGGAATATGCCGTCGGCCGGGCCGATCGGAAGATGTACGAAGCGAAGCGGGCCTATTACGTCGAGCATCCGGAACTCGACCGCGACCGCACGACGCGGTAA
- a CDS encoding putative bifunctional diguanylate cyclase/phosphodiesterase: protein MFEYLNDIAEAAYVSDPETYELVYLNDHAKRQLGVDGTDGRLCYELLQGADAPCPFCTNDRLTCERCVTWEHYNPVTQRRYLLKDRLLERDRPLRIEIAREVGGDGASARRDETLRRAADAAALAGVARRFKEETLLREYNMLMSTLHVAVSKHRFTDDLQIMWANDFFFEMIGYGREEFVDVFDGRCSRYFASDPEEYAKLTDAVAEAHAAGDAGYECLLRMPRKDGLSTWIRVVGRFTDEVADDGVPVLYVTFTNVDEAMELEQVRSDELRRLAFVDPVTGGRNRASFERDAGAALRTAAPGAFALATLDVDGFKVINDQFGLERGDAVLEALHASFQEGLDEGEFAARIAADQFSLLLEADGAARIAARLEDMVAAANHRFVLDGSPGYAIAMTAGVYLVDDPTLPMVMLQDRANLARKMSGRASVGRLCACRFYSNDDRVRLAKEKDVENRMGAALEAGEFVVYLQPKYDLRRDEVAGAEALVRWDDPASGLVAPNDFIPLFERTGFVVSMDLYVFEQVCKMLRKWIDAGVRPVPVSVNLSRAHLYDEQFLARFEVIRARYGVPASLVEFELTETLVFEDPERLAQVIDSMHEAGYKCSMDDFGSGYSSLNVLKDLAVDTLKLDRVFFDASALGDARGADIIDIVVQLARRLGMRTVAEGVETEDQRAFLVDVGCDMIQGYLFSRPVDIASFERLVYGAEVD, encoded by the coding sequence ATGTTCGAGTATTTGAACGATATCGCGGAGGCCGCCTACGTATCCGACCCTGAAACCTACGAGCTGGTCTACCTGAACGATCACGCGAAACGGCAACTGGGGGTGGACGGCACCGACGGGCGATTGTGCTACGAGCTGCTGCAGGGCGCCGACGCGCCGTGCCCGTTCTGCACGAACGACCGGCTCACCTGCGAACGGTGCGTCACGTGGGAGCACTACAACCCCGTCACGCAGCGCCGCTACCTGCTGAAGGACCGGCTGCTCGAGCGGGACCGTCCGCTGCGCATCGAGATCGCTCGCGAGGTGGGCGGCGACGGCGCGAGCGCGCGACGCGACGAGACGCTCCGCCGCGCGGCCGATGCGGCGGCGCTCGCCGGGGTGGCGAGGCGCTTCAAGGAGGAGACGCTGCTCCGGGAGTACAACATGCTCATGAGCACGCTGCATGTGGCGGTGAGCAAGCACCGGTTCACCGACGATCTGCAGATCATGTGGGCGAACGATTTCTTCTTCGAGATGATCGGCTACGGACGCGAGGAGTTCGTCGACGTCTTCGACGGTCGCTGCAGCAGGTACTTCGCCTCCGATCCTGAGGAGTATGCGAAGCTGACGGACGCCGTGGCCGAGGCGCATGCGGCGGGCGACGCGGGCTACGAATGCCTTCTGCGCATGCCGCGCAAAGACGGGCTCTCCACGTGGATTCGCGTTGTGGGACGGTTCACCGACGAGGTGGCCGACGACGGCGTGCCCGTGCTCTACGTCACGTTCACGAACGTGGACGAGGCGATGGAGCTCGAGCAGGTGCGCTCCGACGAGCTGCGCCGGCTCGCCTTCGTCGACCCGGTGACGGGCGGGCGCAACCGGGCCAGCTTCGAAAGGGATGCGGGTGCTGCGCTGCGCACGGCCGCCCCGGGCGCGTTCGCGCTGGCGACGCTCGACGTGGACGGGTTCAAGGTCATCAACGACCAGTTCGGGTTGGAGCGGGGCGATGCGGTGCTCGAAGCGCTCCATGCCAGCTTCCAAGAAGGCCTCGACGAAGGGGAGTTCGCGGCCCGCATCGCGGCCGACCAGTTCAGCCTCCTGCTCGAGGCCGACGGCGCGGCCCGCATCGCGGCGCGTCTCGAAGACATGGTGGCCGCCGCCAACCACCGTTTCGTGCTCGACGGTTCGCCGGGGTACGCGATCGCCATGACGGCGGGGGTGTATCTGGTGGACGATCCGACGCTTCCCATGGTCATGTTGCAGGATCGTGCGAACCTCGCCCGCAAGATGTCGGGCCGCGCGAGCGTGGGACGCCTGTGCGCCTGCCGGTTCTACAGCAACGACGACCGCGTGCGGCTTGCCAAGGAGAAGGACGTGGAGAACCGCATGGGCGCGGCCCTCGAGGCGGGCGAGTTCGTCGTCTACCTGCAGCCGAAGTACGATCTGCGCCGCGACGAGGTGGCGGGAGCCGAGGCGCTCGTGCGCTGGGACGATCCGGCGAGCGGCCTCGTGGCTCCCAACGACTTCATCCCGTTGTTCGAGCGCACGGGATTCGTCGTGAGCATGGACCTCTACGTGTTCGAGCAGGTGTGCAAGATGCTGCGGAAGTGGATCGACGCCGGCGTGCGCCCCGTGCCCGTCTCGGTGAACCTGTCGCGCGCCCACCTGTACGACGAGCAGTTCCTCGCGCGATTCGAGGTCATACGCGCGCGGTACGGCGTGCCTGCCTCGCTCGTGGAGTTCGAGTTGACCGAGACGCTCGTGTTCGAGGACCCTGAGCGGCTGGCGCAAGTCATCGACTCGATGCACGAAGCGGGCTACAAGTGCTCCATGGACGATTTCGGCAGCGGGTACTCCTCGCTCAACGTGTTGAAGGATTTGGCGGTGGACACGCTCAAGCTCGATCGCGTGTTCTTCGACGCTTCGGCGCTCGGCGATGCGCGCGGGGCCGACATCATCGACATCGTCGTCCAGCTGGCGCGTCGCTTGGGAATGCGCACCGTGGCCGAAGGCGTGGAAACCGAGGATCAGCGCGCGTTCCTCGTCGACGTGGGTTGCGACATGATCCAGGGCTACCTGTTCTCGCGGCCCGTCGACATCGCATCGTTCGAGCGGCTCGTGTACGGCGCGGAGGTCGACTGA
- a CDS encoding DUF6125 family protein, with product MNEAVQNLSKDELIELLEIYAKNLIALDGTWFQSIEAEDGMDAAMHHDVEAWRRFSVSEARRIKKFLKLDERPGIEGLARALALRCQSAANVDEIVVDGNELVYRIVDCRVQNARERKGMGFHPCKSVGVVEYGVFASAIDDRIATACLSCYPDIVDDTCNCAWKFTLKA from the coding sequence ATGAACGAAGCCGTGCAGAACCTGTCCAAAGACGAGCTTATCGAGCTGCTGGAGATCTACGCGAAGAACCTCATCGCGCTCGACGGCACCTGGTTCCAATCCATCGAGGCCGAGGACGGCATGGACGCGGCCATGCACCACGACGTCGAGGCATGGCGGCGGTTCAGCGTGTCGGAGGCGCGGCGCATCAAGAAGTTCCTCAAGCTGGACGAGCGCCCGGGCATCGAGGGGCTGGCGCGGGCGCTCGCGCTGCGCTGCCAGTCGGCCGCGAACGTGGACGAGATCGTCGTGGACGGCAACGAGCTCGTGTACCGCATCGTGGACTGCCGCGTGCAGAACGCGCGCGAGCGCAAGGGCATGGGGTTCCACCCCTGCAAGAGCGTGGGCGTGGTGGAGTACGGCGTGTTCGCGTCCGCCATCGACGACCGCATCGCCACCGCGTGCCTCAGCTGCTACCCCGACATCGTGGACGACACCTGCAACTGCGCCTGGAAGTTCACGCTGAAGGCGTGA
- a CDS encoding acetyl-CoA hydrolase/transferase family protein, with translation MGEPWERHYEQKVMSAEDAVRAFAPSGSKVFIGGLDVARRTLEALLQRVLAGEVEGIELHGNMTNGDLGLDRLAVPEGRFRYRSFFNGANERAGMRAGSATYVPLHLSNTERYLASVRPDVAIVPMTPPDEHGRCNIGPLGFTPAGLRHARAIVAQINPCLPAVNGTAHDYHVSELAAVVEHAEPLAPVAPAACAPEELKIAEHIVDRVRDGACIQLGIGGLANAVGQGLRSKRHLGVHSEMFPDVMAELQREGVIDNSRKTHLPGVSVAGFAVGTPQLHAFIERNPAVLFTPYERVNDFDAIRANDDMVSVNSAIAVDLTGQVCAESFGSRQYSGTGGQVDYVRGAAASKGGMSFVALTSRARTSAGPVSKIVPTLAPGSVVTTLRTDVHLVCTEYGCVDLRFCDIPTRAKRLISIAHPDVRDELAREARALGLLY, from the coding sequence ATGGGAGAACCCTGGGAGCGCCACTACGAGCAGAAGGTCATGAGCGCCGAAGACGCGGTGCGCGCCTTCGCGCCGAGCGGGTCGAAGGTGTTCATCGGCGGCCTCGACGTGGCGCGCCGCACCCTCGAAGCGCTGCTGCAGCGCGTGCTGGCGGGCGAGGTGGAGGGCATCGAGCTGCACGGCAACATGACGAACGGCGACCTGGGGCTCGACCGTCTCGCGGTGCCCGAGGGCCGTTTCCGCTACCGGTCGTTCTTCAACGGCGCGAACGAGCGCGCGGGCATGAGGGCCGGTTCGGCAACCTACGTGCCCCTGCATCTCAGCAACACCGAGCGCTACCTGGCCTCCGTGCGGCCCGACGTGGCCATCGTGCCGATGACGCCGCCCGACGAGCACGGCCGGTGCAACATCGGCCCCCTGGGCTTCACGCCGGCGGGGCTGCGCCACGCGCGCGCCATCGTCGCCCAGATCAACCCCTGCCTTCCGGCGGTGAACGGCACCGCCCACGACTACCACGTGTCCGAGCTGGCCGCCGTCGTCGAGCACGCCGAGCCGCTCGCGCCCGTCGCGCCGGCGGCCTGCGCGCCCGAGGAGCTGAAGATCGCCGAGCACATCGTCGATCGCGTGCGGGACGGCGCCTGCATCCAGCTGGGCATCGGCGGCCTGGCGAACGCGGTGGGGCAGGGGCTGCGCTCGAAGAGGCACCTCGGCGTGCACAGCGAGATGTTCCCGGACGTCATGGCCGAGCTGCAGCGCGAGGGCGTCATCGACAACAGCCGCAAGACGCACCTGCCCGGCGTGTCGGTGGCGGGCTTCGCCGTGGGCACGCCGCAGCTGCACGCGTTCATCGAGCGGAACCCCGCGGTGCTCTTCACGCCCTACGAGCGCGTGAACGACTTCGACGCGATCCGCGCGAACGACGACATGGTGTCGGTGAACTCGGCCATCGCGGTCGACCTCACGGGGCAGGTGTGCGCCGAGAGCTTCGGCAGCCGCCAGTACTCGGGCACGGGCGGGCAGGTGGACTACGTGCGCGGGGCGGCCGCCTCGAAGGGCGGCATGTCGTTCGTGGCGCTCACCAGCAGGGCGCGCACGAGCGCGGGCCCCGTGTCGAAGATCGTGCCCACGCTCGCGCCCGGCAGCGTCGTCACCACGCTGCGCACCGACGTGCACCTCGTCTGCACGGAATACGGCTGCGTCGACCTGCGCTTCTGCGACATCCCCACGCGCGCGAAGCGGCTCATCTCCATCGCGCACCCCGACGTCCGCGACGAGCTGGCCCGCGAGGCCCGCGCGCTCGGGTTGCTGTACTGA